A part of Thalassophryne amazonica chromosome 3, fThaAma1.1, whole genome shotgun sequence genomic DNA contains:
- the LOC117507605 gene encoding uncharacterized protein K02A2.6-like, which translates to MTLSGLCCLNVLPLSILQKIPGPHQLQPTRIALVAYGGTRLKPEGTVSLTCDVARTKSDLQFVITKHSSTPILGRDACEQLKLEKRMETIAVKAPATKEELVDAYPSIFSGLGQFPGVHHIHTDPHVTPVVHGCRKIPIAVMDRLKTTLEELVERDVIAPVTEPTEWVNSLVITEKKNRLLRVCLDPRDLNEAIKRQHFSIPTPEEVLHRLSGKTIFSILDEKDGYWQVRLDKPSSMLCTFSTPWGRFHFKRLPFGIKSPSEVFQQKNCETFGNIEGVHIIADDMIIAAASEEEHDAILQKVMDMAQRNNIKFNKEKIQYKVDSVRYMGHVTLKGVKPDESKVLAIRNMPQPEDKKGLQRLLGMTRYLCQYIPKEAMITSPVRELLRKDAAWHWSHEHTAALDKLKTALMQAPILQFFDQSKPLTIQCNASKDGLGACLLQEGRPLSYASRALTESEKNYAQIEKELLAIAFAIKRFHQYVYGNTVTVQSDHKPLEVIFKKHLSKAPARLQRMPLQLQRYDLRITYTAGKDMHVADTLSRAVVTDCKDDAKEDLFEERVVHAMEATDALHADTLSKLKGATATDNVLQQVMELHNKGWPRRRSSVSINLHQYWPMRNSISIRDGILMTGDRIVIPQSVKQLMLDRLHLAHQGIQRMKAQARKVMYWPGMMQDIEHMVESCSSCQQLQPQNHKEPLIPHVVPELPWLKIGADIFELHRQSYLLMVDYMSKYPEVLHLPDKTAYAVIRKMKTIFTRHGIPKELVSDHVPFASSEMRQFASSWGIKLVHSSPGYPQSNGLTERMVKTVKHALIKATQTGTDSHLALLSLRNTPVTGTEFSPAQVLMGRVLRSTLPSSTAVLQPAVPHGFHSRLKHLQARQEHYYNRNTKTLPEFAPGTTVHMATRRGWEPATVLSKRLEPRAYRVQTPSGVTFWRNRRHLRRIHPSLHREDNDDMLEQPIASQREDSASQALQDQRTPACEPNNPTPAAPTYSTRSGRLVKMPTRFRDYEFT; encoded by the coding sequence atgacgTTGTCCGGTTTGTGTTGTTTGAATGTGCTCCCTCTGAGCATTTTGCAGAAGATTCCGGGTCCTCATCAGCTGCAGCCCACCCGCATAGCTCTTGTGGCTTATGGAGGAACACGTCTGAAGCCAGAAGGCACCGTGAGTCTTACCTGTGATGTGGCCAGGACAAAGTCAGATCTTCAGTTCGTCATCACCAAGCACTCCTCCACTCCAATATTAGGCAGAGACGCATGTGAACAGCTGAAGCTGGAGAAAAGAATGGAGACCATTGCAGTCAAGGCACCAGCCACAAAAGAGGAGTTAGTGGACGCCTACCCCTCCATCTTCAGTGGTCTGGGACAGTTTCCCGGGGtgcatcacattcacacagacccaCATGTGACCCCAGTAGTGCATGGCTGCAGGAAAATCCCCATCGCTGTCATGGACAGGCTGAAAACCACACTGGAAGAACTCGTCGAAAGAGATGTCATTGCACCTGTGACAGAGCCCACAGAATGGGTAAATAGCCTTGTCATTACAGAGAAGAAAAACAGGTTGCTCAGGGTGTGCTTGGACCCTCGTGACCTGAATGAGGCGATCAAGAGACAGCACTTCTCAATACCCACCCCAGAAGAAGTACTCCACAGGCTGTCAGGGAAAACCATCTTCTCCATCTTAGATGAAAAGGATGGATACTGGCAAGTGAGACTGGACAAGCCCTCCTCAATGCTCTGCACATTCAGCACACCGTGGGGCAGGTTTCACTTCAAGAGACTTCCTTTTGGCATTAAGTCCCCCAGCGAGGTTTTCCAACAGAAAAACTGTGAGACATTCGGCAACATTGAAGGAGTGCATATAATTGCAGACGACATGATCATCGCCGCTGCGTCTGAGGAAGAGCATGATGCCATTCTGCAGAAAGTCATGGACATGGCACAGAGAAACAATATCAAATTCAACAAAGAGAAAATTCAATACAAGGTGGACTCGGTCAGATACATGGGACATGTCACCTTGAAGGGTGTGAAGCCGGACGAGTCCAAGGTGTTAGCCATCAGAAACATGCCGCAGCCTGAGGACAAGAAAGGACTACAGAGGCTACTGGGAATGACAAGGTATCTCTGCCAATACATCCCAAAGGAAGCCATGATCACAAGCCCAGTCAGAGAGCTGCTACGAAAAGATGCTGCCTGGCACTGGAGCCATGAACACACTGCTGCACTAGACAAGCTCAAGACCGCCCTCATGCAGGCCCCAATACTCCAGTTCTTCGACCAGAGCAAGCCACTCACCATACAGTGCAATGCATCAAAAGATGGACTCGGCGCCTGTCTGCTACAGGAAGGTAGGCCACTGTCTTATGCTTCACGAGCACTCACAGAGTCTGAGAAGAATTATGCTCAGATAGAGAAAGAGCTGCTGGCAATAGCTTTCGCAATCAAGCGCTTTCACCAGTATGTCTATGGCAACACAGTGACTGTACAATCAGACCATAAGCCACTAGAAGTCATCTTCAAAAAGCATCTGAGCAAGGCTCCAGCACGACTTCAGCGCATGCCATTGCAGCTCCAACGGTATGACCTGAGAATAACCTACACTGCAGGCAAGGACATGCACGTTGCTGATACCCTGTCCCGCGCTGTTGTCACTGACTGCAAGGATGATGCAAAAGAGGATCTGTTCGAGGAGAGAGTAGTGCATGCAATGGAAGCCACAGACGCACTCCACGCAGACACTCTCTCAAAGCTCAAGGGGGCCACGGCGACAGACAACGTACTGCAACAGGTGATGGAGCTACACAACAAAGGCTGGCCGAGACGACGGAGCAGTGTTTCCATCAATCTACACCAGTACTGGCCTATGCGAAACTCCATCAGCATCAGGGATGGCATACTGATGACTGGTGACAGGATTGTGATCCCacagagtgtgaagcaactgatGCTTGACAGACTGCACCTCGCACACCAGGGGATACAGCGGATGAAAGCACAGGCAAGAAAAGTGATGTACTGGCCAGGTATGATGCAAGACATTGAACACATGGTGGAAAGCTGCAGCTCATGCCAACAACTCCAGCCACAGAATCACAAAGAACCTCTGATTCCACACGTGGTACCTGAGCTGCCATGGCTGAAAATTGGGGCTGACATCTTTGAGCTACACAGACAGTCATACCTCCTGATGGTGGATTACATGTCAAAATACCCAGAGGTGCTCCACTTACCTGACAAAACCGCCTACGCAGTCATACGCAAGATGAAGACCATCTTCACCAGACATGGAATCCCAAAAGAGCTGGTAAGCGATCATGTTCCTTTCGCCAGCTCTGAAATGAGACAGTTTGCGTCGTCATGGGGCATAAAGCTTGTCCACTCCAGCCCTGGATATCCACAATCCAACGGCCTTACAGAGAGAATGGTAAAGACAGTAAAGCATGCACTTATAAAGGCAACACAGACTGGCACAGACTCGCACTTAGCTCTCCTGTCACTACGAAACACTCCAGTGACTGGCACAGAGTTTTCACCAGCACAAGTCCTGATGGGAAGAGTACTGCGAAGCACCTTGCCAAGCTCCACAGCTGTCCTGCAACCAGCTGTCCCGCATGGATTTCACTCTAGGCTGAAACACCTACAAGCCAGGCAGGAGCACTACTACAACCGCAACACAAAGACTCTGCCAGAGTTTGCTCCTGGTACCACAGTTCACATGGCAACACGTCGTGGCTGGGAACCAGCTACTGTCTTAAGCAAAAGATTGGAACCACGTGCATACAGAGTACAGACTCCCAGTGGTGTCACATTCTGGAGAAACCGACGTCACCTGAGGAGAATCCACCCCAGTCTACACAGAGAAGACAACGATGACATGCTGGAGCAACCCATTGCTTCACAGAGAGAGGACAGTGCATCACAGGCCCTGCAAGACCAGCGCACTCCTGCCTGTGAACCAAACAACCCCACTCCAGCTGCTCCCACCTACAGCACCAGAAGTGGGAGACTTGTGAAGATGCCTACAAGGTTCAGGGACTATGAGTTCACATAA